A stretch of Aureispira sp. CCB-E DNA encodes these proteins:
- a CDS encoding CAP domain-containing protein, producing the protein MTNISDLELEILELINQHRASLNLTPLSIHPSIQNSSFQHSTNIAKENIPFGHEGFSERANTLVQVLNGSAAAENVAMGQRSAKEVVDGWLNSSGHRNNIEGDFNLTGISIVKNSQNENIFTQLFIKAPVTNLDTLEPSQEGTTDVNLNYAILKLINKHRSGQYLPPLQINPHIQAIATQHAQAMASGKIPFGHQGFEDRAKQLLSKLHGSSVAENVASGQENAPSIVNSWLDSSSHRNNIEGDFNLTGIGIAKSETQKVFYCQILIKK; encoded by the coding sequence ATGACCAATATTTCCGATTTAGAATTAGAAATTTTAGAATTAATCAACCAACACAGAGCAAGCCTAAACCTCACTCCACTCAGCATTCATCCCTCTATACAAAATTCTAGTTTTCAACACTCTACCAACATAGCAAAAGAAAACATTCCCTTTGGTCATGAGGGATTTTCTGAACGTGCCAATACACTAGTTCAAGTGTTGAATGGTTCGGCTGCTGCCGAGAATGTAGCAATGGGACAACGGAGTGCTAAAGAAGTTGTAGACGGTTGGCTAAATAGCTCTGGACATCGCAATAATATTGAAGGAGACTTCAATTTAACAGGTATTTCTATTGTTAAAAATTCTCAAAATGAAAATATTTTCACACAGCTTTTTATCAAAGCTCCTGTAACTAATTTAGACACCTTAGAACCTTCTCAAGAAGGAACCACAGATGTTAATTTAAACTACGCTATCTTAAAACTGATTAATAAACATCGATCAGGACAATATCTTCCCCCATTGCAAATCAATCCACATATACAAGCTATTGCCACACAACACGCACAAGCTATGGCTTCAGGAAAAATACCTTTTGGACACCAAGGTTTTGAAGATCGTGCCAAGCAACTACTAAGTAAGCTACATGGCTCTAGTGTAGCCGAAAATGTGGCATCTGGTCAAGAAAATGCGCCATCAATTGTCAATAGTTGGTTGGATAGCAGCAGCCATCGCAACAATATTGAAGGAGATTTTAATCTAACTGGCATTGGAATAGCTAAAAGTGAGACCCAAAAAGTGTTTTATTGTCAAATTTTGATAAAAAAATAA
- a CDS encoding DMT family transporter, whose amino-acid sequence MKKEYLAHFFLILESLLYAGSYTVANDAAAYISPFELTLLRAIFAALIFGTVQFISVREKVDGKDLLLLAVCSLFGITISNVLFFGGLALTTPINASLLTLTSPLFLILFAIIARGEIEVGKLVGVFIASIGGVFLIWGDTGLVNDAKNPLLGNMMVGASAGAYAIYLTLIRPLLLKYHPLTILRWLFTFGMVYLFPVWGWGLTSIEWSEFNTNVWIALGFILICITFITFLLNTFALKVLDASIVSTYIYTTPLFTALIGILLDGNSSSLSLLIAGILILLGGYLVSQTNGVFEDAVVEEEDLEVKPTL is encoded by the coding sequence ATGAAAAAAGAATATTTAGCACATTTTTTTCTCATATTAGAGTCTTTGTTATATGCAGGTAGCTATACTGTTGCCAATGATGCCGCTGCGTACATTTCTCCATTTGAACTAACTTTGTTGCGTGCCATTTTTGCCGCTTTGATTTTTGGAACAGTTCAATTTATTAGTGTTCGAGAAAAAGTAGATGGAAAAGACTTGCTGTTGTTGGCTGTTTGTTCATTATTTGGAATTACAATTAGTAATGTTTTGTTTTTTGGAGGTTTGGCATTAACTACTCCAATCAATGCATCACTACTGACATTAACTTCCCCTTTATTTTTGATACTATTCGCCATTATTGCTAGGGGAGAGATAGAGGTGGGAAAATTAGTAGGCGTTTTTATTGCTTCGATTGGTGGTGTTTTTTTGATTTGGGGCGATACAGGGTTGGTCAATGATGCTAAGAATCCATTATTAGGAAATATGATGGTTGGAGCTAGTGCTGGGGCATATGCTATTTATTTGACACTGATTCGCCCTTTGTTGCTCAAATATCATCCCCTAACAATTTTAAGGTGGTTGTTTACATTTGGTATGGTCTACCTGTTTCCTGTATGGGGATGGGGCTTGACCAGTATCGAATGGAGCGAATTTAATACGAATGTTTGGATTGCGTTAGGGTTTATTTTGATTTGTATTACATTTATTACCTTTTTGTTAAATACATTTGCGCTCAAAGTTTTGGATGCTTCTATTGTAAGCACCTATATTTATACCACTCCTCTTTTTACAGCTTTAATAGGGATTTTGCTGGATGGGAATAGTTCCTCTTTGAGTTTACTTATAGCAGGTATACTTATTTTATTGGGTGGATACTTGGTGTCACAAACCAATGGGGTGTTTGAGGATGCAGTGGTAGAAGAAGAAGATTTGGAAGTGAAACCTACGTTATAA
- a CDS encoding S8 family serine peptidase, protein MLTLIIFLASFVSLAFWFLFKENNEIRGIFGKLFLSSFGLYLGMALLMPGVVSWSTLAINIVFLFGAGFFLNTFSSSKIIFIPMLILMTIGYYCGVRGIDWFPFAESDALEQTTSTSTNIDGLDPDNELLVEVSNGHQLSELQTIIDQYQLKLEPAFALKDGASTDLDDYYAVNIPTNQIAHYDAIVATFKASNLIDHIEANEVLSLDPSESIAKDVLARKKKKYTANDPDVEKVWGHEAMDVEALYELLATQKIQPKKKAKIAIIDTGVDAKHEDLNSSFVSISTDHNTDPHGHGTHCAGIAAAVSNNGIGIASFAPTGDFVEVTSVKVFGKYGNTTQRTIINGMLLAADNGADVLSMSLGGPATAQSQRAYKQAVKYANKKGGIVVVAAGNENIDARKRAPASVDGVITVAALAPDLDKAVFSNDVSGLKMGIAAPGVDIYSTIPNNKYEYFNGTSMATPYVAGLLGLMKSIQPKLTTEEAYKILKQTGLETRNTKVTGALIHPANAVKSLLKK, encoded by the coding sequence ATGCTCACATTAATTATATTTTTGGCTTCTTTTGTTTCTTTGGCTTTTTGGTTTCTGTTTAAAGAAAACAATGAGATACGAGGAATTTTTGGAAAGCTATTCTTAAGTTCGTTTGGACTTTATTTGGGAATGGCGTTGCTAATGCCAGGAGTTGTTTCTTGGTCAACACTTGCGATCAACATTGTCTTTCTGTTTGGAGCAGGCTTTTTTCTAAATACTTTTAGTAGCAGCAAGATTATTTTTATTCCTATGTTGATTTTAATGACCATAGGATACTATTGTGGTGTAAGAGGAATTGATTGGTTCCCATTTGCCGAGTCAGATGCTTTGGAACAGACAACATCAACTTCTACTAATATAGATGGTTTAGACCCTGACAATGAGTTGTTGGTAGAAGTTAGTAATGGTCATCAATTGTCCGAATTACAAACTATTATTGATCAATATCAGCTAAAGCTAGAGCCTGCTTTTGCTCTTAAAGATGGCGCAAGCACAGACTTGGACGATTATTATGCAGTTAATATCCCAACCAATCAAATTGCACATTACGATGCGATTGTTGCTACGTTTAAAGCGAGTAATTTAATTGATCATATTGAAGCGAATGAAGTGTTATCGTTGGATCCTTCAGAAAGTATTGCTAAAGATGTGCTGGCTCGCAAGAAAAAGAAATATACAGCAAATGATCCAGATGTAGAAAAAGTTTGGGGACATGAAGCCATGGATGTAGAGGCATTGTATGAATTATTGGCAACGCAAAAAATACAACCTAAGAAAAAAGCAAAAATTGCAATCATTGATACAGGGGTAGACGCAAAACACGAAGATTTAAACAGCAGCTTTGTATCTATTTCGACCGATCATAATACGGATCCTCATGGACACGGAACGCATTGTGCAGGGATTGCAGCGGCTGTTTCCAACAATGGTATAGGAATCGCTTCGTTTGCACCAACAGGCGATTTTGTAGAGGTAACTAGTGTAAAAGTATTTGGCAAATATGGCAATACAACACAACGAACAATCATTAATGGAATGTTATTGGCGGCGGATAATGGGGCAGATGTTTTGTCAATGTCTCTTGGTGGACCTGCTACAGCGCAATCTCAAAGAGCATACAAACAGGCTGTCAAGTATGCGAACAAAAAGGGAGGTATTGTAGTAGTGGCTGCTGGAAATGAAAATATAGATGCCAGAAAACGAGCACCTGCTTCTGTCGATGGAGTGATTACAGTAGCAGCATTAGCACCAGATTTGGATAAAGCAGTATTCAGTAATGATGTTAGCGGTCTAAAAATGGGAATCGCAGCTCCAGGAGTAGATATTTACTCTACTATTCCAAATAATAAATACGAATATTTTAATGGAACTTCTATGGCGACTCCCTATGTGGCGGGGTTGTTGGGGCTTATGAAATCTATTCAACCTAAGTTAACAACCGAAGAAGCCTATAAAATATTGAAACAAACAGGTCTAGAG
- a CDS encoding YqgE/AlgH family protein — protein sequence MSRNKEEELKSGQLLVAEPFLMDPNFKRGVILLCDHQQDGSFGFILNKPIEMNINDLISSFPEFESEVYYGGPVQTDTIHYLHTKGDLLPNSIKVLSGVYWGGDFDQLKSFIEMGKIQPRDIRFFVGYSGWSAGQLREEQKILSWMTVNGHIDYVFGDNKELWKNVLEEQGGTYSIIAQIPTPILN from the coding sequence TTGAGCAGAAATAAAGAGGAAGAATTGAAATCTGGACAACTATTGGTGGCAGAACCTTTTTTGATGGATCCTAACTTCAAAAGAGGTGTCATTTTATTGTGCGATCACCAACAGGATGGTTCTTTTGGTTTTATTTTAAACAAACCAATTGAAATGAATATCAATGACTTAATTTCAAGCTTCCCTGAATTTGAATCTGAAGTATACTATGGCGGTCCTGTCCAAACTGACACCATTCATTATTTGCATACTAAGGGTGATTTACTGCCTAATAGTATCAAAGTACTTTCAGGCGTTTATTGGGGAGGTGATTTTGATCAACTCAAATCGTTTATTGAAATGGGGAAAATACAACCTAGAGACATTCGTTTCTTTGTTGGATATTCTGGTTGGTCAGCAGGACAACTAAGAGAAGAACAAAAAATATTATCTTGGATGACAGTAAATGGGCATATTGACTACGTATTTGGTGATAATAAGGAGCTTTGGAAAAACGTATTAGAAGAACAAGGTGGCACCTACAGTATTATTGCTCAAATTCCTACTCCCATTCTCAACTAA